GGGAAAAATCGCTTGGCGGTAGCGACTATGACTACGCTACTTCCATTCAACAGACAAAAGACAACGGTTATACTGTCGCGGGTTATAGCTACTCTAACGACGGCGATGTAACGGAAAACAAAGGCTATACCGACTATTGGATCGTAAAACTAAAATAACGCCGCGCAAGGAAACGTAACAACGCCAATTCGCCCTTCCCGTCTTTCCCGCGAAGCTCCCGTTTTGATGGGAGCGCAAGGCGCGCAGGATTGCGGTAATCCATCTTTTGAAGCAATTCATAATACAAACGCATTACATAGGTTTTTAACCCTTTTTGTGGATTCCCGCTTTCCTTCGCGCCTCGCGCTCCCTATCGGAGCGGGCGCTTCGCGGGAATAACGGAAGCGCGGATACCCGCCTTCGATTACGGGCGGCAAACCGCCCTATCGCTCCGCGCGGAAATAACAAACAGCGCGGAAACGAAAGGGAGGGGATGGATACCCGTTTTCATGGGTATGACGGGTAGAGGCGATCAGGCGCATAGCCTCTTTTGGAAGGGATGGATTCCCGTTTTTGCGGGAATGACGGGAGGGCGGCGCGAGCGGCTGGAGTTGCAAAGAATGTAAGACGGCGTAAATAAAGCGGTTTTGGCGTCGCGTAAAACGTTACTTTTTCGCGATGAAGCTAGTTTTATAGACGGCAACCGCGAAAGAGCGCGTCAAGTTTCTTTCTTTAAGAACCCTAGCGGTCGTATATAAAAAGCGCCAAGCTAATATTTAACCGCTCGCGCGTTTGTAGCGCAAAGCCCTGACGCGCAAGACGCGGCGTTTGCCGCCTTTGCGAGGGCGCTATAAGTTTTCGTTTGGAGATTTAGCTAAGTTCAGATTCAATCAACATACAGAGCGTGTGTCCCAAAAAGATATGAATCTCCTGAATACGCGCCGTATCAAAGCTAGGCGCGATCAGGTTAATATCGCACAACGCTTTCATCTTGCCGCCCTCTTTGCCGCTAAATCCAATCGTAGCCGCGCCGATTTCGCGCCCCTTTTTTAGCGCCAATATCGCGTTTGCGCTTTCGCCGCTGGTGGATATTCCGATCAAGACGTCGCCTTTTTTCGCCAGCGCCTCCACTTGGCGCTCAAAAACGCGATCGAAGCCGTAATCGTTGCCAATCGCAGTTAGCGCCGAAGTATCGGTCGTCAACGCGAGCGCCGCCAAAGCCTTGCGCTCTTTTTTGTAACGCCCCGTTAGCTCGGCGGCGATATGTTGCGCGTCGCCGGCGCTTCCGCCGTTGCCAAAGAGCAGAATCTTACCGCCGTTTTTTAGCGCGTTAGAGCAAAGTTTCGCCGCTTGCTCAAGCGGCTGCGCGAGCGCCGTCGTAAAGGCGAAACTCTCTTGGTGCGCTTTGATTTCGTTGAAAATAATCTCTTTCATCGCAAACGTTTAACCGCGTTTTTCTTTATGTTAAAACTTAACGGCGCAAGCCGAATAAAGCAATTATATCCCAATCGCCGATAGCGCCTAGCTAAAAGCTAATGCGAACGCCGATATACGCCGCTTTGTTAAGTTCGTATTTCCAGCCCTTTTCGCGCCACTCTAGGTCTCGCCAGCCGCCAAAAATCATACCGCCTTCTATCGGCTCGACTCCCGCTTCAAATCTTAGTTCGCTGTAGCGATCGCACTCGTTAAAGCAGAGCGCCGTCGGAGCTATGTCGTAAAAAGCCGAAATATGAGTTTTTATCGCGATCGGCAACGTGTAAATTAACCCTACGCCAATCGGAGCGGCAAAAGGATAACCGTCGTCGCCGTCGTCTTGCTCTATCTGCGATACAACCGCTTTAAGCCCGATTTTAATCGCCAGCGCGTTTAGCGGGGTCAATCCGATCGCGTTAATATGAAAGTTGCCGGTCATTCGCATTTTGTCAAACTCGTCCGCGCCGCGCAAAAAAGTCGCGCCGTAATATAAATTTGCGTCCGCTCCAATCGGCGAGACCAGCTCGTAGCCGATCTCTAAATCCTCGTCGTTTACGTCTAGCATAAACGATTGCTTCTGCGCGAACAGAGCGATCGCGCAGAACATAAACAAAATCGATTTTTTCATATCGTTCTCCCGTTTGCGGAAATTTTGGCGATCACGCCAG
The Helicobacteraceae bacterium genome window above contains:
- the gmhA gene encoding D-sedoheptulose 7-phosphate isomerase — its product is MKEIIFNEIKAHQESFAFTTALAQPLEQAAKLCSNALKNGGKILLFGNGGSAGDAQHIAAELTGRYKKERKALAALALTTDTSALTAIGNDYGFDRVFERQVEALAKKGDVLIGISTSGESANAILALKKGREIGAATIGFSGKEGGKMKALCDINLIAPSFDTARIQEIHIFLGHTLCMLIESELS